AACTGTCACTCTGTATACTAAAAACAATCCAGAAACATACACGCATTTAAGAATGGAGTAAAATATTACCTCAAATTGTACATGGAAAACATAGAATGCtcagatttcatattttattagaaACAATTTAATTGGCTGTGCATTTCTGCGTATCTGCGAtaactgttatatttaaatGGAGCCAGGCTTTAGACCTTTAACACTGTATTTAAAaggggtcacggacactacggaccatggacattacggaccagacactacggaccagatttagggacattacggaccagatttagggacattacggaccagatttagaaatatacggaccatgatttatattgtttttaaacatttgttttgtttttaattattcactcattggtctgAAATTTGTTAATTAGTTACTTATTAATTACTTGGAtattagtgctcagtatgacaattatctttaatgtaactgaaaactcccatgaaattccaatgttaaacatcaatgtatttttaataaagtataataataattcgaataataatgaataataatgaactaatatgtgtttatcttataattgtaaatgtgaatattaatgatacactgatatgttcttatatgtgctcgatttattttggtaaataaactgttttgggtTCATGTAAACACTGACATGTTCTTATATGTGCttgatttattttggtaaataaactgttttggaacatatatcttctgttgcttttaactgatttttcacagttttatggaagatataacgtcatactgagcactcatattcaagtatttattaacaaattaaaaactaatgagtgaataattgaaaaaatgtgtttaaatcatggtccgtaagtttctaaatctggtccgtaaatttctaaatctggtccgtaatgtccctgaatctggtccgtaatctaattaaccaaacattttattgatgatCTTAATTGTACTATCGTCTTTATAACAgtgtataaaattaatttttacatGACACAAATGTTGCGcaaatagaaaaacataaaagatGAATCCGAGTGTAATCTTATTTATACTAGTTGATATAAAACACCAAAAGTATAATTTCTGTCATTACCGCCGAGCTACACTGATACTTATTTTAGCAGCAAAATGGTTTCCCCAAGAAGTATTTCGAATTTAGCAAATTCGTACTACACAAAACGAACAGACAATGCGAatcataaaaagtatttttgctTTAACATATTGGTATGGAGCTTGCTTTAATGTGTCTACACCATTGGCAGCGTTACTTGTTTGCTCGATGAGTGTGTGAATGCTAGATACCGTTTGAGAATTTAACCGCTTTAAACTCGCCGTTTGCACTAGAAATCTCTAGAACGTTCAGCTGATGAAATAAACATCTTACAAAACAACGAATTACACGCTTTATTTcgacattttataaaatatttgcattgtCTGGCATACGTTGCAGGTCAGTAAAACGataatgaatattatatgtGATCGATTTTCGGTTTAAATTTTAGTTGTACgtattatttttaagtataCCATAATTTCGGATGACTATTCGGCTGTTACTGCGTAAGTTTATATTCACTTGATGTGACTTGGTTTGTCACGTCTGTAGACACTGTATATTACGATAATGAATTGCCATTTACCTTTAATAATCCATTTTGTTGATATAGGTTTTACATTTCTCATAAAGATCCTGTTTAACCTCAAACTTTTGATGTCAATTTCTGTTACGTAATTCTGATACCAACTAAATTTCactcatttttacaaataaaaaaatgaaagggCATGAAAATTGTCACAGGCAAAACAACAAAGGTAACAACCTACTCACAGTcacttgcaaaaaaaaatcccaaatggCTTCCTCAAGTCAACTGTCCTGAATTCAGATAGTCATATTCAGCAGATACAAATATCGTAATACCTAactggttgttgttgttgttgttgagtctTATTATGctcttttttcatatatatttattgatagaTTGCATATAAGGCTAGCATATGAAAACATTAGTTCAAACACAGGTCAAATGTTGAATTGTTTACTAAACATGTCATTTCATAAATGATCCTTCCTTACGACATTCTAATTATGTGTgacatcaaatttatttttcaaagtaccATGTTTATTAAAGTGTTGGTGAATATTCttcaattttaaaaagtaatcataaaaaaatatcaaaattgcttCATGAAATATcactcaattttatttaatgatgaaaCTAAAGCACAAAATTTTGTGTCATAATAATCAAATGGAAAACCGTCCAAACTAAATGTACAGCATGATATTTCAGACGTTTACAAAGATGTTTTCTGTAAGGATTTCTACAATTCCTATGAGTGcctttgtcagcaatcttgcCAGCAAGCCCCAGGCATTAAAGGCAGTAGCCTTGCGGACGCACAATGTGATGCGTGTACAGAAATATGCTCAGCAGGCTGGTAGCCGGTTCACACGGCGTCAAGCAACAAAGGAGACAACCAAACAGACATGGAAGGAGAAGGCAATGGCTCCTGCTGGAACAGGAGGTTAGTACATGTAGCCATGTTATCACTACAATGTAACATAATTGATGCATGCAGGCATGCTAAATTCTACATTGTTGATACTTGTTTATGTATCAAAGCTTGCCACTCAGTGGTTGATTTGTGTATTCATGTGGAACCTTATAATGTaggaaattatttcaatattattttgtttaattcctctatataatatgtttaattcaatgaACTTTGACAGCCATTTTATATAGTCAGTATCTGTGTTTCAGCCTTTTCAGCCGGCCGAGGCTTGGTAGCTGCTGCCTCAGGCATTGGTCTTGCAGCCTTCGGCTTTTATGGACTTGGTTTGTCGAATGAGCCTGGCGTCATTGAAAACTCCAGgtatttctatataaaaatgtttcatacaagaaattgattgttttatagtTTGATAATCATACTATAGAGACCCATAGTTTTATTACGTCTTGTGTTAGGCATAAAATGATGATGGAGTATTAATTGTGGTGATCTTAGAGTATTGATTGTACCTACCTAAGATAACTAATCATCCATTACAAAATTTTGTGACAGTATTCTcaacaaatgatgaaaatagTGTAGTACAACAGTATAAATCATTTAGTATTCAGctaaaatatcacatttatcATCAACAATCcatctttttcttttaaaacccTTCCATATATAAGAAGAAGTTGATGATTGTTTAGGCTCTGGCCAGACTTTGTGAAGGAGCGTGTTCgatcaacatacatgtatttcgcGGGTGGCCTCGGAGTGACTGCAGCCACTGCTGTAGCTGTCAGCAAAAATGCTGCACTCATGAACATCATGACTAAGAACTCTCTTCTGGTAAGAATCATCATACTCAATGTTGCAGATGTCTGTAAGTGGctatataattattcataacgTATATCTCTGATTGTCTAAAACTAGACATATAGGCAATATAGTTCCAATATGCAACAAGGCAACctctttcaataaaaaaagcaaGGAAATTGCTGAACCTACGGAAGTTCGTGAACGATAACACTTTTCATGAAAATGCAGATTTTTACATTGTGAACATTAAGCTCTAGCAAGTCATGCAAGTTGTAAACaatcagattttgattttaGCACAACACGTCCTATGTGGAACTTCATTTCCCGATTTTCTCATTTAACTCGCTGTTAGTCCATTTTCAACTCATTGGCACTTCACCGCAAGATTCATTGGAACATTCAATGCATAACACAATGTTTGCGCGCTGTGTAAATACTTTCCAGTGGTTCATAGACTAAAAATTGATATCACACTGTTTCAAACActgattatattaaaatgtggtattttccatttttgggggaaattcattttaaatcctTTCTAGTTTCTAGTCATATAATTCAGAGAAAACTTGTCTGTTTCAATGtaaatttgcaatatatttcacctcttGAACACCAAAATTGCTAATGGTGCTcatgcaatgaaataaataagaatatcttaaaactgaaacaaaaaaaatacctCTGTAAAATTTGCcagtatttgattttttcatgGAATATGCCTTGAcagattaattcattttttttcaagctcgtaatatgctaaaaatatttataacacagTTCAAAGCATTGTCAGACAAAGTTATGGATAAGGCTAGCATTgggttttttaatgatttttcatGGACTATGATACTTTACTTTACAGGCTATTGGTGCAACGTTTGCAGTGATGATTGGCACCAACATGGTGACCCATTCCATACCATACAAGAAGGGATTTGGGGCAAAGCAGCTGGCATGGTTGACTCATGCGGCAGTGTTGGGCGCCATTGTGGCCCCGATCACATTCCTTGGAGGCCCTGTCCTTCTGCGAGCAGCCTGGATGACTGCTGGGGTTGTTGGAGGTACAGACTACTGAAGTATACTTGTTATAGTGTCTAAGAGATAGCTATTTAGTGcaaattatataatgtattatgcAGTGTTTCATAACATTACTAAATGTACTGGAAATTGTTATTGTGTTACAGTAAGTAAAAGATGTAACTGGCATTTCTATAGGCCATGAAGCCATTTCTGCCTTTGCACTTAATTTCCCAGAAGAGATTAAACAGATT
Above is a genomic segment from Mya arenaria isolate MELC-2E11 chromosome 2, ASM2691426v1 containing:
- the LOC128224830 gene encoding growth hormone-inducible transmembrane protein-like, with the translated sequence MFSVRISTIPMSAFVSNLASKPQALKAVALRTHNVMRVQKYAQQAGSRFTRRQATKETTKQTWKEKAMAPAGTGAFSAGRGLVAAASGIGLAAFGFYGLGLSNEPGVIENSRLWPDFVKERVRSTYMYFAGGLGVTAATAVAVSKNAALMNIMTKNSLLAIGATFAVMIGTNMVTHSIPYKKGFGAKQLAWLTHAAVLGAIVAPITFLGGPVLLRAAWMTAGVVGGLSTIAMCAPSEKFLNMAGPLACGLGLVFASSIAGAFLPPTTAMGAGLYSISIYGGLVLFGMFLLYDTQKIMKKAETHPVYGVQPYDPVNASLGIYADTLNIFIRLAMILGGNRKK